In Candidatus Zixiibacteriota bacterium, a genomic segment contains:
- a CDS encoding Rrf2 family transcriptional regulator, with the protein MQISTKGRYGLRAVLELARHEPDKPVSTKEISNAQKVTVPYLEQLFFKLKNKGLVKSVRGAQGGYYLARKPEDISVGEIIECLDGAIEITDCEHSDDPNSSCIGPENCRAVGFWNSMKKMINDKLYNTSLADIINSDGSEKAMGMSYGEENISRS; encoded by the coding sequence ATGCAGATATCAACAAAAGGCAGGTACGGTTTGAGAGCGGTTCTTGAGCTCGCTCGTCATGAACCCGACAAACCGGTTTCAACCAAAGAAATCTCGAACGCACAGAAAGTCACTGTTCCGTATCTGGAGCAGTTGTTTTTCAAATTGAAGAACAAGGGTTTGGTCAAATCGGTCAGGGGCGCCCAGGGCGGATATTATCTGGCTCGCAAGCCGGAAGATATCTCGGTCGGTGAAATCATCGAATGTCTCGACGGCGCGATTGAAATCACGGACTGCGAACATTCCGACGACCCGAATTCTTCCTGTATCGGTCCGGAAAACTGCCGTGCGGTTGGATTCTGGAACAGTATGAAAAAGATGATCAATGATAAACTCTATAACACCAGCCTTGCCGATATCATAAATTCAGACGGCTCTGAAAAGGCGATGGGGATGTCGTATGGCGAAGAGAATATATCTCGATCATAA